Genomic window (Halomicroarcula saliterrae):
CCGTTGAGTGGATGGAAAACCACATGGGTGTGACCGTCAGCGAGATGGCCCGAGACCATGACGACGACCATAGCGGGACGTACGGACAGGACCACGCTGGCGACCACCACGGGCCCTTTGGACAGGGCCAGACTGACGACCACCGCGGAACGCACGGACAGGGCCACTGCTGAAGACCCTGCCCAATTCGTATACATCGACCGACCACCGTGACCGGACAATACAGAATCATGACCCAACACACCACGCAGATTGGACGTACCGCTTATCGACTCACGTTATCCGTCGCCTTTGGGCTGGTCGTGACGACTGGCACCGCTGCTGCCCACAGGGGCGGGGGCTACGGAGGTGGCATGATGGGGGGATCAACGATGGGGGGTAGCTGGGGACTTCTCGGCGGAGCGATGGGGCTTGGGGGACTCCTCTGGATGGGGCTGCTGGTCGCACTCACGCTGTACCTCGTCTGGATGGTCTGGGGTCGGGGAGACGACGAAGGCGGCGAGCGCTCGATGGTGGTCCTCCGCGAACGTTACGCGCGTGGTGATCTCTCAGATGAAGAGTTTGAGCGGAGGCGGGAACAGTTAGAGCGGTCCCTCTGAAACGGGTCTCGTAGCGATAGCGGAGGGACAGTTCCCGCGCGTACTTCATCTGGACACTACTGTTAAATATACAACAATTGTACCATGGCGTATGAGCTACACGATGGAAACGTCAGCGACTGGTGACTTCGACAAAATGGTCGAACGGACCGTCGACGCGCTCGAAGACGAGGGGTTCGGTGTCCTC
Coding sequences:
- a CDS encoding SHOCT domain-containing protein, whose amino-acid sequence is MTQHTTQIGRTAYRLTLSVAFGLVVTTGTAAAHRGGGYGGGMMGGSTMGGSWGLLGGAMGLGGLLWMGLLVALTLYLVWMVWGRGDDEGGERSMVVLRERYARGDLSDEEFERRREQLERSL